TTGAATCTGCCGTGGTAGATGGAGCAGGAAGCGTACAGCGTTTTTTTAGAATTACATTGCCAATGATACGACCAACACTGCTGTATGTGGTGATTACTTCTTTGATTGGCGGCATGCAGATATTTGATATTCCAATGGCACTTACCGGAGGCGATGGGGAACCGCAGAAATCGCTGATGACGATGGTGTTATATTTGTATAATTCTGCGTTTAAAAATAAAAATTATGCATATGGAGCGACGGTCTCTTATGGGCTGTTTGCAATAATTCTTATATTTTCTGTACTGTTTTTCCGTGTATTGAATCCTAAGGAAGAAGGTGAGAATGGATGAAAAGAAAATCAATATCAAGAGTTCTGATTTATCTTCTGTTGATTTTACTGACTATTATTTGTTTTTTGCCATTTTATATTATGATTATCAATGCAACGCATAGTACAAACGAACTTATGACAGGGCTATATCTGCTTCCTGGTGACAGTCTGATTGAAAACTATCATAATATGACGAATATGATTGATATTGGCCGGGGATTTTTAAATAGTATAATTATAACTGTTAGCAGTACCGTTTTAAGTGGGTATTTTGGAGCATTGACAGCCTTTGGGCTTACGAAATATGAATTTAGGGGAAGAAATATTATTTTTGCGATTATCATGATGTCAATGATGATTCCGTCCCAGCTTGGAATTATTGGATTTTTCCGTCTGTGCAAATATATGGGAATACTGGATACCTTTTTCCCTCTGATTCTGCCATCTATTGCAAATGCAAGTACAGTATTTTTTATTATGCAGTATATTCGCTCCTCGCTTCCGGATTCATTACTGGAATGTGCAAGGATGGAAGGCTGCGGGGAATTTCTGATATTTAACAGAATTGTAATTCCGCTTATTAAACCAGCGATAGCGACAATGTCTATTTTTAATTTTGTAGCATCATGGAATAATTTTATGGTACCAATGATTGTATTGTTTAGTCAGAAAAATTTTACTTTGCCGCTTCTGATTATGAATTTACGTGGTTCTTTTAACAGAGATTATGGTGCTACATATACAGCGCTGGCAATTTCGATTGTCCCCATTATGATTGTATATGCCTTTATGTCAAAGCATATTACGGAAGGGGTAACGGCAGGAGCCGTAAAAGGATAAAACATTGTCAAAGATGAAGTGGACAGTATTATAAATGAGATTGAGGGAGGAAGCTTACAAGTGAATCCGATATTACCGAAAAAATATTATATTCCTGATGTTGAAGCACGTCAGTGGAACAATGGAAGAATGTATTTATATGGGTCAAATGACTGGCCGGGAGAGAGGTACTATTGCAGTGATATTTATCGGGTATTTTCTTCAGATGATTTATGCGTCTGGAGAAATGAGGGAATTTCTTTT
This is a stretch of genomic DNA from Marvinbryantia formatexigens DSM 14469. It encodes these proteins:
- a CDS encoding carbohydrate ABC transporter permease encodes the protein MKRKSISRVLIYLLLILLTIICFLPFYIMIINATHSTNELMTGLYLLPGDSLIENYHNMTNMIDIGRGFLNSIIITVSSTVLSGYFGALTAFGLTKYEFRGRNIIFAIIMMSMMIPSQLGIIGFFRLCKYMGILDTFFPLILPSIANASTVFFIMQYIRSSLPDSLLECARMEGCGEFLIFNRIVIPLIKPAIATMSIFNFVASWNNFMVPMIVLFSQKNFTLPLLIMNLRGSFNRDYGATYTALAISIVPIMIVYAFMSKHITEGVTAGAVKG